CGACAGGTATTATAACCGGCGTTGGCTTCCTGTGGATAACATGGATCTGCTTTTCACTAGTTTTCGAAGTATATGAAGAAGTTATCCCCGCCCAAAATGTCTATGGAACGAACGTAGAGACCTTTTACATTGACAAGATGGGACATGACGTTCTGGTCTTTGTACAAATACCGTACACAGGTGCCGAAGATCTGTCTACTCTGTTACAGAACGGTCTCATATATGGCAAGTGTCGCAACTGTTATGGACAACGGGACTGCCCATGTTATGTATATAGCAGAGAACAGGTGTTATTTTCCAGCATTAAACATCCATGGCCTTGTGGATATTACCCAGCTGTAAGGGCGCTAAAGGCATGTATTGGAGCCTCACGAAATCAAGGCGTTCGTCGCAGACCATTACGGCAAATGAGGCAAGTTGGGAAAGCGTCATCTTATTGTTTCATACATATGGGATTCTTTGCTctaagacctgtgaaggtcccggggtagaataggccttcagcaacccatgcttgccatagaaggctactatgcttgtcgtaagaggcgactaacggaatcgggtggtcaggctggctgacttggttgacacataccatcggttcccaattgcgcagatcgatgcgtatgttgttgatcactggattatctggcccagactcgattattttacagaaagccgccatatagctggaatattggtgagtgcagcgtaaacctaaactcactctctcactttgcTTTAATGTGTAGCTTTTTAGTGGTTGCAGCTACGAATGAAATGAGAGCCTTTTCTGTACTTCATTCAAAATGAAAAGCCTGCCATATAGACAAAATCTTTTCACTCTTTAATGTCTTTTCCCGTACATATATTGGTCATAATCTGTAACCTCCTAAAAACAAGAAAGAACTTGACACTAATTTTGTTTCAGATATCTTTTTGTTACACTTCTACGGTACCCAGCACATCAATTCTACAATGAGTGGGACGAAGTTCGAAATCATGGATGGCAAAAGTGGTCTCGGTTTCCTGCTGCTAAAGTGGACAATGCAAATCGAGAATGCAGTGCAATGTTCAAAGGGAAAAATCTCAGTTTCAAAACTTTCACCAGCTGTCCGCAGAATCCCGCATTCAACAGACAAACACGAATGTTGGCAAACGTTACTTTGGACGAATGCCTTTCCACCACAGGAATGTCCGAAGTACAGTGTTATGATACGATGTTAATCAGTGCCAAAGACACCCTTAAACATATGCCGTTCTTTGGAATAACGGAGTACTCGTACATGACCCAAGTCTTGTTTGAAGAGACGTTTCAGTTGAAAGTAGTCGATAAATATCTTCATGTAAAGCATTTGAAAACATTCATGTCTTTAAGTAATATTTCAAGTGAAGACATGGAGACTATTTCTAATGTCAACAAATATGATTTCTTGCTGTATGACTATGCCATGGGGTTATTCTTTGAAAGATATGACAGTCTAGTCACTTTAAAAGCCACTGAATTATAGCAGAGGACGGGTTCTTCTGTTTCGTTACATAGCTTCAATAAATCATGTGTGCATATTTAAAGGACGTCACTGTTTTATGATCGACCAAAGTCGTTAACATTTTCAGGTTTTTCGTTTTCTTCTTTGGAAATATAGCAACATATGTACAGAATCAAATATAGCCGAACCGAGTGTAGAAATGCTGTCGAGGCATGCTGAATGACACCGCTGTACACGTATATAGCTTTTGGATTGTGCAAATCAGATTATATAACAATATCAATGTTTGACTAATGTCTATAGTAAAGTAATTCTCTCTCACATCACATAGGTGGGTAGTAATCCACAGAGGGTTCACTCTTCACACCAAAACCCATGTGGGTAAAATGTGATAATAGTACATCACTCTGTAATTTTCCCGAAGAGAAGAGGGTCTGCAGTTTTACATAAGCGGCAACTGATTTCAAATGATACCGTACTGACAGGATACTGTTTCAAATGAGACTGTACTGGCAGGATACTGTTTCAGCTGAGACTGTACTGGCAGGATACTGTTTCAAATGAGACTGTACTGGCAGGATACTGTTTCAAATGAGACTGTATTGGCAGGATGCTGTTTCAAATGAGACTGTATTGGCAGGATGCTGTTTCAAATGAGACTGTATTGGCAGGATACTGTTTCAAATGAGACTGTATTGGCAGGATACTGTTTCAAATGAGACTGTATTGGCAGGATACTGTTTCAAATGATACCAGATTCGTAATCGCCTCGGTATGTAAGGTAGTTGAGTTGTGGACGGCAAACTTTTGATGATTtgggatttttgttttgttatgtttttgatGAGAATTTGGACTATTGGAAAACGAGGACAGGGCTCATTCCCGGAATAGATCTCCCAAACTATGGaagatattattatattatatattatatgattTTGGTTAGTAACTCGCACTATTTTCAGATACCTAGCATGGTTTTTCAACATCGAGAAAAAAGCATTCCTAGATTATTCCAACCACATTTTGTGCACTTAAACATAATGTTGTAAGTACTGGAAACAAGTATGAAACATATTCACCAAAGAAGTACAATTTCAATGCAAAGTCAATTATCAGGGTGAAAGTGGGCGAATTCAATTGAAATACCACATTGCAGCACAAGTTCTTCAAAACGTAATATCGTGATAAACAGAAAAGTTCTTGAATCATGTTCAGTAACGTTTTGGTTCCAAGT
This portion of the Haliotis asinina isolate JCU_RB_2024 chromosome 10, JCU_Hal_asi_v2, whole genome shotgun sequence genome encodes:
- the LOC137298726 gene encoding heparan-sulfate 6-O-sulfotransferase 2-like, producing the protein MARTLSLTTGIITGVGFLWITWICFSLVFEVYEEVIPAQNVYGTNVETFYIDKMGHDVLVFVQIPYTGAEDLSTLLQNGLIYGKCRNCYGQRDCPCYVYSREQVLFSSIKHPWPCGYYPAVRALKACIGASRNQGVRRRPLRQMRYLFVTLLRYPAHQFYNEWDEVRNHGWQKWSRFPAAKVDNANRECSAMFKGKNLSFKTFTSCPQNPAFNRQTRMLANVTLDECLSTTGMSEVQCYDTMLISAKDTLKHMPFFGITEYSYMTQVLFEETFQLKVVDKYLHVKHLKTFMSLSNISSEDMETISNVNKYDFLLYDYAMGLFFERYDSLVTLKATEL